Proteins encoded within one genomic window of Prauserella marina:
- a CDS encoding adenosine deaminase yields the protein MSTRTTPTVKDLRNAPKVLLHDHLDGGLRPRTVVELAEETGYEGLPTADVDELGRWFRAAADSGSLVSYLETFAHTCGVMQTEAALARVAAECVEDLADDGVVYAEVRYAPELFVERGLSLDAVIRAVQEGFTEGERRAEANGKRIRTGTLLCAMRQHARALEIAELAVRYRDAGVVGFDIAGPEAGFPPTRNLDAFEYMRVNNAHFTIHAGEAFGLASIWEAIQHCGAERLGHGVRIIDDIKTSSDGEVELGRLASYVRDRRIPLELCPSSNVQTGAAPSIADHPIGLLAKLRFRVTVNTDNRLMSGCSMSSEFAALAEAFGFGWKEVEWFTINAMKSAFIDFDQRLDLINNVIKPWYADLR from the coding sequence ATGTCCACGAGAACAACTCCAACAGTGAAAGACCTGCGCAACGCGCCGAAGGTCCTGCTGCACGACCATCTCGACGGCGGGTTGAGGCCGCGCACCGTCGTCGAACTCGCCGAGGAGACCGGTTACGAGGGCCTTCCCACGGCTGACGTCGACGAACTCGGTCGGTGGTTCAGGGCAGCGGCCGATTCCGGCTCGCTGGTGAGCTACCTGGAGACTTTCGCCCATACCTGCGGCGTCATGCAGACCGAGGCCGCGCTGGCAAGGGTCGCCGCCGAGTGTGTCGAGGACCTCGCTGACGACGGTGTCGTCTACGCCGAGGTTCGTTACGCGCCGGAACTTTTCGTCGAGCGCGGGTTGTCACTCGATGCAGTGATTAGGGCTGTCCAGGAAGGTTTCACGGAGGGTGAGCGACGCGCGGAGGCGAACGGGAAGCGCATCCGCACCGGCACTCTGCTGTGCGCGATGCGCCAGCACGCGAGGGCGCTGGAGATCGCCGAACTCGCCGTCCGCTATCGCGACGCGGGTGTTGTCGGATTCGATATCGCCGGTCCCGAAGCCGGTTTTCCGCCGACCCGGAATTTGGATGCTTTCGAATACATGCGAGTGAACAACGCGCATTTCACGATTCACGCGGGGGAGGCCTTCGGGCTCGCTTCTATTTGGGAGGCGATTCAGCATTGTGGGGCCGAGCGACTCGGTCACGGAGTTCGCATTATCGACGACATCAAGACCTCTTCGGACGGCGAAGTGGAACTGGGGAGGCTCGCGTCCTATGTGAGGGACCGTCGCATCCCGCTCGAACTCTGCCCTTCCTCCAACGTGCAGACCGGTGCGGCGCCGTCGATCGCGGACCATCCGATCGGTTTGCTCGCCAAGTTGCGCTTCCGCGTCACGGTCAACACGGACAACCGGCTGATGAGCGGATGCTCGATGTCGTCGGAGTTCGCCGCGCTGGCCGAGGCGTTCGGTTTCGGCTGGAAGGAGGTCGAGTGGTTCACGATCAACGCCATGAAATCCGCGTTCATCGATTTCGATCAGCGCCTCGACCTGATCAATAACGTCATCAAGCCCTGGTACGCCGACCTGCGCTGA
- a CDS encoding MFS transporter yields the protein MVRLDQSTRGTRRWLILALGHIAQTASCAFLYGIPFLVPTMRASENLTLSEAGAVVAAPSIGLLLTLIVWGAAADRHGERLIMALGLGCSGLLLTFAGLGGHSLAVLFALFVAAGACTASVNAASGRVVMGWFGAHERGMAMGVRQTAQPLGVGVAALVLPPLAEHWGFRAAILFPAAFAIVAAIGVAVFVVDPPRPARAPHEPKVRSPYRTPTLWRVHGASALLVVPQFAVSAFAPVYLVAIHAWSPLAAGWFLAVVQGLGAIGRLVCGYWSDRVGSRLRPMRTLAVASAAVMLLVAVGDASWPWLVVLALVLAAVITVSDNGLGFTASAELAGLPWAGRAMGVQNTGQNIAAALTPPLLGLVIGDTRYALAFGLVAVFPMIAIWLTPVRAERG from the coding sequence ATGGTGCGGCTTGATCAGAGCACACGCGGTACCCGGCGCTGGCTGATCCTCGCGCTCGGGCACATCGCGCAAACCGCGAGTTGTGCCTTCCTGTACGGGATCCCGTTCCTCGTCCCCACGATGAGGGCTTCGGAGAACCTCACATTGAGTGAGGCGGGCGCCGTCGTGGCGGCTCCGAGTATCGGCCTGCTGCTGACGCTGATCGTGTGGGGAGCGGCGGCCGACCGCCACGGCGAGCGGCTGATCATGGCGCTGGGACTCGGCTGCTCCGGTCTGCTGCTGACCTTCGCGGGCCTCGGCGGGCATTCACTTGCCGTGCTGTTCGCGCTCTTCGTGGCGGCCGGTGCGTGCACCGCGTCGGTCAACGCCGCGAGCGGCAGGGTCGTGATGGGCTGGTTCGGAGCCCACGAGCGCGGCATGGCGATGGGGGTCAGGCAGACCGCGCAACCACTCGGGGTCGGTGTCGCCGCGCTCGTGTTGCCGCCGCTCGCCGAGCACTGGGGGTTTCGCGCCGCGATCCTGTTTCCCGCCGCGTTCGCCATCGTCGCCGCGATCGGGGTCGCCGTGTTCGTCGTCGACCCGCCGAGGCCAGCGCGGGCCCCGCACGAACCGAAGGTGCGCTCGCCCTACCGGACGCCGACGCTGTGGCGCGTGCACGGTGCCAGCGCGCTGCTGGTGGTCCCGCAGTTCGCGGTGTCGGCGTTCGCTCCGGTCTACCTCGTCGCCATACACGCGTGGAGCCCGCTCGCGGCAGGCTGGTTCCTCGCCGTCGTACAGGGACTCGGCGCGATCGGCAGGCTCGTCTGCGGTTACTGGTCCGACCGCGTCGGCAGCAGGCTGCGCCCGATGCGAACCCTCGCCGTAGCCAGCGCGGCGGTGATGCTGTTGGTCGCCGTAGGCGACGCGAGCTGGCCATGGCTCGTCGTGCTCGCGCTCGTGCTCGCGGCGGTGATCACCGTCAGCGACAACGGACTCGGCTTCACCGCGTCGGCCGAACTCGCCGGGCTTCCCTGGGCGGGAAGGGCCATGGGCGTACAGAACACGGGGCAGAACATCGCGGCGGCACTGACCCCGCCGCTGCTCGGCCTCGTCATCGGCGACACCCGCTACGCGCTCGCGTTCGGGCTCGTCGCCGTCTTTCCCATGATCGCGATCTGGCTGACCCCGGTCCGCGCCGAACGCGGCTAA
- a CDS encoding primosomal protein has protein sequence MAQDIIPIELGLPQGDLVTLWAPRWREDGEEWEAFLGDEDDLYAFPDAAHLAAFVRTAEQHDLIDHPAWEAVPALNVPELIPDDDHSYDLVGVPEMVAEEPDSWTLSELAEIVGIVRSLADVCELDEVHEILDSCEGFSLLDQGQLPFSGREGAKLWNELSETVSGKWDVVLDTIDELVTVPAVDAATLDETAEELAAFHEESAEAEAGVDSDDDDLDTVDEPEKDGKAAVSGKDDSKDSAGDDDDSDDEPLGFWGEVGIDPIKIVTAEKEYYTLRCYLDDEPIFLGSDGQIEVFGSEKALARKLADASEFADSDIADVSTWDEVVTKATAGELDIEVDPDNTYVIAGLDEDLGEGIEAIDPTQLELAVELLTDAADWADDDTVAAALGSSESLGWLVSFVLRPDPTRLAPSPPFDAEQKAWRELVESFEDRLNLA, from the coding sequence ATGGCACAGGATATCATCCCGATCGAGCTCGGGCTGCCACAAGGCGATCTGGTGACCCTGTGGGCGCCACGATGGCGGGAGGACGGCGAGGAATGGGAAGCCTTCCTCGGCGATGAGGACGACCTGTACGCCTTCCCCGATGCCGCGCACCTCGCCGCGTTCGTGCGGACCGCGGAACAGCACGACCTCATCGACCACCCGGCGTGGGAAGCGGTTCCCGCGCTCAACGTCCCGGAACTGATCCCCGACGACGACCATTCCTACGACCTCGTCGGGGTTCCGGAGATGGTCGCCGAGGAGCCGGACTCGTGGACGCTGTCCGAGCTGGCCGAGATCGTCGGCATCGTCCGCTCGCTCGCCGACGTGTGCGAATTGGACGAGGTTCACGAGATCCTCGACAGTTGCGAGGGCTTCTCCCTTCTCGATCAGGGGCAGCTCCCGTTCTCCGGCAGGGAGGGCGCGAAGCTGTGGAACGAGCTTTCCGAAACCGTCTCCGGCAAGTGGGACGTCGTGCTCGACACGATCGACGAGCTGGTGACCGTTCCCGCCGTCGACGCCGCGACGCTCGACGAGACCGCTGAGGAACTCGCCGCCTTCCACGAGGAATCGGCGGAGGCAGAGGCCGGGGTCGACTCGGACGACGACGACCTCGACACCGTCGACGAGCCGGAAAAGGACGGCAAGGCCGCCGTTTCCGGCAAGGACGACAGCAAGGACTCGGCCGGCGACGACGATGACAGCGACGACGAGCCACTGGGTTTCTGGGGCGAGGTCGGCATCGATCCCATCAAGATCGTGACCGCGGAGAAGGAGTACTACACGCTCCGCTGCTACCTCGACGACGAACCGATCTTCCTCGGCTCGGACGGGCAGATCGAGGTGTTCGGTTCGGAGAAGGCGCTCGCGCGCAAGCTCGCCGACGCGAGCGAGTTCGCCGACAGCGACATCGCCGATGTGTCCACTTGGGACGAGGTCGTCACCAAGGCCACAGCGGGTGAGCTGGACATCGAGGTCGACCCCGACAACACCTATGTCATCGCCGGACTCGACGAGGATCTGGGTGAGGGCATCGAGGCGATCGACCCGACACAGCTCGAACTCGCGGTGGAGTTGCTGACCGACGCGGCCGACTGGGCCGACGACGACACCGTCGCCGCGGCGCTCGGCAGTTCGGAAAGCCTCGGCTGGCTGGTGTCGTTCGTGCTCAGGCCCGACCCGACGCGGCTTGCGCCGAGCCCGCCCTTCGACGCGGAACAGAAGGCGTGGCGGGAACTCGTGGAGTCCTTCGAGGACCGGCTGAACCTGGCCTGA
- a CDS encoding DEAD/DEAH box helicase, producing MTDSLTDLLPADAAEATDPDVLFDAFSTWTSSRGLDLYPAQEEALIEVVSGANVILSTPTGSGKSLVAVGAHFTALAHGRRSFYTAPIKALVSEKFFSLIEVFGADKVGMMTGDSSVNPDAPIICCTAEILANIALRFGAEADVGQVVADEFHFYSEPDRGWAWQVPLLELTKAQFVLMSATLGDVSFFEKDLTRRTGRPTAVVTSAERPVPLTFRYALTPMHETVSELLHGGQAPIYIVHFSQAAAIERAQALMSINVTSRAEKDAIAELIGDFRFSAGFGKNLSRLVRHGIGVHHAGMLPKYRRLVEQLAQAGLLKLICGTDTLGVGINVPIRTVVLSALTKYDGIRQRHLKAREFHQIAGRAGRAGYDTDGYVVVEAPDHVIDNAKALDKAGDDPKKKRKIVRKKAPEGFVNWTESTFERLVAAEPEPLTSSFHVSHSMLLNVISRPGNAFESMRHLLEDNHEDRPAQRKHILRAIAIYRALLAAGIVERLDEPDEQGRTVRLTVDLQFDFALNQPLSPLAVAAVELLDTESPTYALDVVSIVESTVDDPKQVLAQQQFKARNEAIAAMKSEGIEYEERMELLEDVTYPKPLEELLLAAYSRYRQGHPWVADYQLSPKSVVRDMYERAMNFVEYIGFYGLARSEGVLLRYLASAYDALRRTIPDDAKTEPLQDLIEWLGELVRQVDSSLLDEWEALRHPGEEKAKEAAGVPQGPPPVTRNERAFRVLVRNEMFRRVELAARKDYVALGEADSGTGWDAEAWEDALADYFAEYDEIGTGPDARGPALLMIDQQPDVWRVRQIFDDPGGDRDWGVSAEVDLAASDEAGSAVVRVTGVNQL from the coding sequence ATGACTGACTCGCTGACCGACCTGCTGCCCGCCGACGCGGCCGAGGCCACCGACCCCGACGTACTGTTCGACGCGTTCTCGACCTGGACTTCCTCGCGCGGACTCGATCTCTATCCCGCGCAGGAGGAGGCGCTCATCGAGGTCGTTTCCGGCGCCAACGTCATCCTGTCGACGCCGACCGGATCAGGAAAGAGCCTGGTCGCCGTCGGAGCCCACTTCACAGCGCTCGCGCACGGGCGCCGCAGTTTCTACACCGCGCCGATCAAGGCCCTGGTCTCCGAGAAGTTCTTCTCGCTGATCGAGGTCTTCGGCGCCGACAAGGTCGGCATGATGACCGGCGACTCCAGCGTCAATCCCGACGCGCCCATCATCTGCTGCACGGCCGAGATCCTCGCCAACATCGCACTGCGCTTCGGCGCCGAAGCCGACGTCGGCCAGGTCGTCGCCGACGAGTTCCACTTCTATTCCGAACCGGACCGCGGCTGGGCGTGGCAGGTTCCGCTGCTCGAACTGACGAAAGCGCAATTCGTGCTCATGTCCGCCACCCTCGGCGACGTGTCCTTCTTCGAAAAGGACCTCACCCGCCGGACGGGACGGCCGACCGCGGTGGTGACCTCGGCCGAGCGGCCGGTGCCGCTGACCTTCCGGTACGCGCTCACCCCGATGCACGAGACCGTGTCCGAACTGCTGCACGGTGGTCAGGCGCCCATCTACATCGTGCACTTCTCGCAGGCGGCCGCCATCGAGCGCGCGCAGGCACTGATGAGCATCAACGTCACGAGCAGGGCCGAAAAGGACGCCATCGCCGAACTCATCGGCGACTTCCGGTTCTCAGCCGGTTTCGGCAAGAACCTCTCAAGGCTCGTCCGGCACGGCATCGGCGTCCACCACGCCGGGATGTTGCCGAAGTACCGGCGGCTCGTCGAGCAACTCGCGCAGGCAGGGCTGCTCAAGCTGATCTGCGGCACCGACACCCTCGGCGTCGGCATCAACGTGCCCATTCGCACCGTCGTGCTCTCCGCGCTCACCAAATACGACGGCATCCGGCAGCGGCACCTGAAAGCCCGAGAGTTCCACCAGATCGCGGGCAGGGCGGGCCGAGCAGGCTACGACACCGACGGCTACGTCGTCGTGGAAGCACCCGACCACGTCATCGACAACGCCAAGGCACTCGACAAGGCGGGCGACGACCCCAAAAAGAAACGCAAGATCGTGCGCAAGAAGGCGCCGGAGGGCTTCGTCAACTGGACCGAGAGCACGTTCGAACGGCTCGTCGCCGCCGAACCGGAACCGCTGACGTCGAGCTTCCACGTCAGCCATTCCATGCTGCTGAACGTGATCTCCCGGCCCGGCAACGCCTTCGAGTCGATGCGCCACCTGCTTGAGGACAACCACGAAGACCGGCCGGCGCAGCGCAAGCACATCCTCAGGGCGATCGCGATCTACCGGGCGCTGCTCGCGGCAGGCATCGTCGAACGGCTCGACGAACCGGACGAGCAGGGCAGGACCGTCCGGCTCACCGTCGACCTGCAATTCGACTTCGCGCTCAACCAGCCCCTCTCGCCGCTCGCCGTGGCCGCCGTCGAACTGCTCGACACCGAGTCGCCGACCTACGCGCTCGACGTCGTCTCCATCGTCGAGTCCACCGTGGACGATCCGAAGCAGGTGCTCGCCCAGCAGCAGTTCAAGGCCCGCAACGAAGCCATCGCCGCGATGAAATCCGAGGGCATCGAATACGAAGAACGCATGGAGCTGCTTGAGGACGTCACCTATCCCAAGCCACTCGAAGAGCTGCTACTCGCCGCGTATTCGCGGTACCGGCAGGGACACCCGTGGGTCGCCGACTACCAGCTCTCCCCGAAGTCGGTCGTGCGCGACATGTACGAGCGAGCCATGAACTTCGTGGAATACATCGGGTTCTACGGACTCGCCCGCTCGGAGGGCGTCCTGCTGCGCTACCTCGCGAGCGCCTACGACGCGCTCCGGCGCACGATCCCCGACGACGCCAAGACCGAACCGTTGCAGGACCTCATCGAATGGCTCGGTGAACTCGTGCGGCAGGTCGACTCCAGCCTGCTCGACGAATGGGAGGCGCTGCGCCATCCCGGCGAGGAGAAAGCGAAGGAGGCGGCGGGTGTTCCGCAAGGGCCTCCGCCGGTCACCCGCAACGAGCGGGCGTTTCGCGTTCTCGTGCGCAACGAGATGTTCCGCAGGGTCGAACTCGCCGCCCGCAAGGACTACGTGGCCCTCGGCGAAGCCGATTCCGGCACCGGCTGGGACGCCGAGGCGTGGGAAGACGCGCTCGCGGACTACTTCGCCGAATACGACGAGATCGGGACAGGCCCTGACGCGAGAGGCCCCGCGTTGCTGATGATCGACCAGCAGCCGGATGTCTGGCGGGTGCGGCAGATCTTCGACGATCCAGGTGGTGACCGGGACTGGGGAGTGAGCGCCGAGGTCGATCTGGCCGCCTCCGACGAGGCAGGCTCCGCCGTGGTGAGGGTGACCGGAGTCAACCAGCTCTGA
- a CDS encoding aldehyde dehydrogenase family protein: protein MSDRVGVAKTYKLYIGGAFPRSESGRTYQVTDSKGAFLANAAHASRKDVRDAVVAARKAFPGWSGATAYNRGQVLYRVAEMLEGRRDQFAAEVAAAEGIPARKAQSIVDESVDRWVWYAGWTDKIATVLGAANPVSGPYFSFTVPEPTGVVGVLAPQESSLLGLVSVLAPVLATGCSAVVVTSAERPLPAITLSEVLATSDVPGGVVNVLTGRASELGPWLASHGDVNAIDPTGAGPLGRVEVAREAADTVKRVLTVPDDDPDWAATPDIGRLRHYLEAKTVWHPMGV from the coding sequence ATGTCTGACAGGGTCGGCGTCGCCAAGACGTACAAGCTCTACATCGGGGGCGCGTTCCCCCGATCGGAATCGGGAAGGACCTACCAGGTCACCGACTCGAAGGGCGCGTTCCTGGCCAACGCGGCGCACGCGTCGCGCAAGGACGTGCGGGACGCGGTCGTCGCCGCGCGCAAGGCGTTTCCCGGTTGGTCCGGTGCCACCGCCTACAACAGGGGCCAGGTGTTGTACCGGGTGGCGGAGATGCTGGAGGGGCGGCGCGATCAGTTCGCGGCCGAGGTCGCCGCGGCCGAGGGTATTCCCGCCCGAAAAGCACAGTCCATTGTGGATGAGTCGGTGGACAGGTGGGTGTGGTACGCGGGCTGGACCGACAAGATCGCGACGGTGCTCGGCGCCGCGAATCCGGTGTCCGGGCCGTACTTCTCATTCACCGTGCCCGAGCCGACCGGTGTCGTCGGCGTGCTGGCGCCGCAGGAATCCTCACTGCTCGGCCTGGTGAGCGTGCTCGCGCCGGTGCTGGCGACGGGGTGTAGCGCGGTCGTGGTGACGAGCGCGGAGCGGCCGCTGCCGGCCATCACGCTGTCCGAGGTGCTGGCGACCTCCGACGTGCCAGGCGGGGTCGTCAACGTTCTCACCGGAAGGGCGAGCGAGCTGGGGCCGTGGCTGGCCTCGCACGGCGACGTGAACGCGATCGACCCCACCGGCGCGGGCCCGCTGGGGCGGGTCGAGGTGGCCCGCGAGGCCGCGGACACGGTGAAGCGGGTGCTCACCGTTCCCGACGACGATCCCGACTGGGCCGCGACGCCGGACATCGGGCGGCTGCGTCATTACCTCGAAGCCAAGACCGTGTGGCATCCGATGGGCGTATAG